In Rhodopirellula sp. P2, the DNA window GACCATCCCATCATGGTTGCCACAATCGCGGTCGCGGCACCAAGGAGCAAGCAAACCAAGGGGACTTGGGTGCCCAGCGTGGGCCATTTCCAACCCAGCACGACAAACAGTCCGCCGACCAGGAACAGAGCGATGGGGAAGTGAACGGTCGCGGGGTGCAAGAAGCCTTGGAACGACCAGACCCGAGCCAGCAGCCCCGCTTCGGTCGGGTCGATTCCTTTGCGAATGCCATCGGCGAGCTCAATCGGTTGCCCCGAGCCGTCCAGGTCAGGTTGAATCACGTGGGCGTCCTCTGGCCAGTTTGCCCCTTCTTCGATCCAGATGCGAATCAAGGCCAGCTCCGCCGGCGATAGCGGGCCGCCGTGGCTGCGGGGAGGCATCAGCATGTCGTCGTCTTCGCTGACCAAGTAGTCGATGTACATCGAACTTGATTCCAAGTCCTCTCCCTCGACATAGCCAAAGACCGTGTCGCGATCATCGACCCGGAAATCGGCTTTGGCTTCTTCGGCGCCGTGGCATTCCAAGCAGTGTTGCCGGAAGATCGGCGCGATGTCGCGTTCGAAGTTCACCACCAGGCCCTCTTCGTCGACCGCCATCCGGATCGCAGCGGCCTCCGTGGTGGTCTCTTCGGCGGCGCTGGCCGGGTTGGGCCCCCATTGCAGGCAAAGGAAGGCCAGCAGGAACAATCGGCAAACGCGGGTGGTCCGTCTGGATCGGGTGGCGTTGCGGCGGAAAGGAGATTGGAGCATCAGCAGCAAAGGAGAAGTGATGGGCATGATGGAAAGCAGAATGGAGGGCGGGACTCATCGGGAAATGAGCGAGAGGGGGCGGCTCATTGTACCGGCGAACGAGCCGCCGCCAAACCAGGACGGGGTTTCAGATATCCCTCCCGTCGCTGGGCGAATTCATCGCGGCCGCGTTCCATCGGGCAAGGAGTCCGTGCCGTTTTCTGGGGCTGCGTTTCGGCGGGTTTCTGCATTTGAGAACCTCTTCCGAAACGAAGTTTGGGGGAAGGTCGAGTGGCGCCGTTCAGGCGTACGCGAGGGACGGAGGGGCCGGGCATCGGAAGCGACTCGCACTGCCTTCCCCCGGAAATCTCGCTGAACGCTCGCTTTTCGAACCCTCCCGACTTCGTCGGGCGGGGTTCTTAAGGCGTTGCTGGAACGGCACTTAGGAGCTGCGCTGTCTCCAAGCAAGGGGGAGCCGTTTTGCCGTCTGAAGCACTCAGAAACGGCATCGCTTGCCGTCTGAAGCACTGAGAAATGGCATCGTCAAGAAGCTACATCACGGAGAAGTAGTTGTCGCAGGCGAAGTCGAAGTACTCCTTCTTGAGCTCCACTTCGAGGTTGTTGTAGAGGCAGAAGTTGCGAACTTGCAGCAGTAAATCTCGCGGTTGGCAGTTGCGAAACGGGCGGTCGACGGCCAAGTAGTGAGTCTTGACCAAGTAATCGATCGCCTCCGCGTTGTAAGGAATCTTGGTGACTTTGCACATGATTTCAAACAGCTTGCGGAAGTCGGCTTCGGGTGGGTTCTCGACTTCGATTTTGTAAGGGATGCGGCGCAGAAACGCGTCATCGACCAGGTCTTTCGGTTCCAGGTTGGTGCTGAAGATGACCAACTGGTCAAACGGGACCTGGATCTTCTTGCCCGATGCCATGTTCAGGAAGTCGTAGCGTTTTTCCAGGGGGATGATCCAGCGGTTGAGCAGTTGGTCAACCGACATCTTTTGGCGACCAAAGTCATCAATCACGAGCGTTCCACAGTTGCTTTTCATTTGCAGGGGAGCTTCGCTGATGTTGCTGGTCGGGTTGTTGAGAACCTCCAGCATCTCCATCGTCAGTTCCCCACCAGCGACGATGGTGGGGCGTTTGATTCGCACCCAGCGTTTGTCAAAGCTGCCGGAGTTCAGCAGGCCACCGGAGGTTTCCGGCATGGCCGCCTCGTGGTTCATCGGGTCGAAAACACGCAAGATGTCGCCGTCGATGTCGACCGCGCGTGGGATCCAGATGTACTTGCCAAAAGCGCCAGTGACACGCTCTGCAATGGATGTTTTGCCGTTGCCTGGGAAGCCAAACAGGAACATCCCGCGACCGCTGGCGACCGCCGGGCCGAGTCGATGAAGCATTTTGGGGTTGATCAGAAGGTCACTGAAAGCCCGCTGCAAGTCATTTCGTTTCGGGTATTGCCCTTCAATGGTTTGCAGTTTGACGCTCTCGATGTAGTCGGCCAATCGAACCGGGCAACTTCCATGGTAAGTGGAGTC includes these proteins:
- a CDS encoding c-type cytochrome domain-containing protein, which encodes MLQSPFRRNATRSRRTTRVCRLFLLAFLCLQWGPNPASAAEETTTEAAAIRMAVDEEGLVVNFERDIAPIFRQHCLECHGAEEAKADFRVDDRDTVFGYVEGEDLESSSMYIDYLVSEDDDMLMPPRSHGGPLSPAELALIRIWIEEGANWPEDAHVIQPDLDGSGQPIELADGIRKGIDPTEAGLLARVWSFQGFLHPATVHFPIALFLVGGLFVVLGWKWPTLGTQVPLVCLLLGAATAIVATMMGWSFSVEKGYGSWTKINLDSELFWHRWSAIIVTVLSSIFAIIALKSLRSDDEAGQQRLTNIWKIGLLVVAGMVGAVGHQGGELTYGKDFYPKAISILLGQPWPPEEAAETIPESSPEEASPEITGEAAPTESTAQAGGFDFSDAPQFTSFPLRV
- a CDS encoding ATPase with chaperone activity, whose translation is MSQSSGIPSSGNIDSQLDTLINRIHALSGEKAGGTRAGGDSTATTNPGTTASGAASGRAANPESAAGLAPNNAVATGSMPAAGNQSPVAPVAGTPAGPRTPAGNSVSHPAAPLATGGPGPVPGQAQGQNRPQGQNRPGPARPRPPQPAGYQPNRDEPWRPEEPESIVAGHINETLVESIIFRFILNAGEAEGRRIADQVQLPFRLIEPILERLKMDQSVAYKSATATNDYVYVLTESGRAVARNHLHDSTYHGSCPVRLADYIESVKLQTIEGQYPKRNDLQRAFSDLLINPKMLHRLGPAVASGRGMFLFGFPGNGKTSIAERVTGAFGKYIWIPRAVDIDGDILRVFDPMNHEAAMPETSGGLLNSGSFDKRWVRIKRPTIVAGGELTMEMLEVLNNPTSNISEAPLQMKSNCGTLVIDDFGRQKMSVDQLLNRWIIPLEKRYDFLNMASGKKIQVPFDQLVIFSTNLEPKDLVDDAFLRRIPYKIEVENPPEADFRKLFEIMCKVTKIPYNAEAIDYLVKTHYLAVDRPFRNCQPRDLLLQVRNFCLYNNLEVELKKEYFDFACDNYFSVM